From a single Fulvivirga ulvae genomic region:
- a CDS encoding PorP/SprF family type IX secretion system membrane protein produces the protein MRYFIIAFTLITSVIVNHSYAQQQAMFTQYMFNQLVLNPAYAGSHETLSLTALARYQWTGIDGAPNTQTFSAHSPVFNDKVGVGLVVSNDEIGPTNQLNVTGIYSYKIKFNNGSLRFGLQGSFVQYKENFNDLANNNGTDNAFSQNITESAPNFGAGLYYENSRFYAGLSSPFLLNNSFGNEGSSSKLRQHYFATAGYLIDFSPSLKLKPNVLLKAVEGAPMEFDVNANLLIREVLWLGASYRSLDSFDFLMELVLSEQFRIGYAYDQTVTDLNKVSGGTHEFMLNYRLKLSKDKILTPRYF, from the coding sequence ATGAGGTATTTTATAATAGCTTTTACCTTAATCACCTCGGTGATTGTGAACCACTCCTATGCCCAGCAGCAGGCTATGTTCACACAATATATGTTTAATCAACTGGTATTGAATCCTGCATACGCCGGTAGCCATGAGACGTTAAGTCTCACAGCTCTGGCCAGGTATCAATGGACGGGTATAGATGGAGCTCCTAATACACAAACTTTTTCAGCTCACTCTCCGGTATTTAATGATAAAGTTGGTGTAGGCCTGGTGGTATCTAACGATGAAATAGGACCAACTAATCAATTAAATGTTACGGGTATTTATTCTTATAAAATTAAATTTAACAATGGGAGCCTGAGGTTTGGTTTGCAGGGTAGCTTTGTTCAGTATAAAGAAAATTTTAATGACCTGGCCAATAACAATGGTACTGACAACGCTTTCAGCCAAAATATAACTGAGTCTGCCCCAAATTTCGGAGCAGGTTTATACTACGAAAACTCCAGATTTTACGCAGGGCTTTCATCTCCCTTTTTACTAAACAATTCGTTTGGCAATGAAGGGTCTTCCTCAAAGCTCAGGCAGCACTATTTTGCTACGGCAGGCTACCTGATCGACTTTTCTCCATCCCTAAAGCTAAAACCCAATGTTTTGTTAAAGGCAGTAGAGGGTGCTCCAATGGAGTTTGATGTGAATGCGAATCTTTTAATCAGGGAAGTATTGTGGTTAGGTGCCTCATACCGCTCTTTAGACTCTTTTGATTTTCTTATGGAATTAGTTTTATCTGAGCAGTTTAGAATAGGCTATGCTTATGACCAGACGGTAACTGACCTTAACAAGGTAAGCGGCGGAACTCATGAGTTTATGCTCAATTACAGGCTTAAATTGTCAAAAGACAAAATACTAACCCCTAGATATTTTTAA
- a CDS encoding OmpA family protein: MKHIQFIIYLMVITHCAFGQSSVTSLFSSNEKVGDKLFERLAFVPALDAYLLALKNNKDNDTLKLKIAESYRLLNDPESASKWYGEVLPQNAGMDAAYYIHYAEVLTSAGKYDEAKDWYLKYGAQTPEDGRVKEKIRGIEDIEKLNKNEFEVSISKVDWNSEFSDFSPAYYGDELLFVSARPGKMKNLQDFKWDGSNFLDIYQVHDSGSVASFNRNVNGKYHEGPLVVYDEGRKMIFTRDNYYKGKLKASKNGTTKLNLYYAERDSVSDQWGDTQPMPFNNDEYSVGHPAISEDGLTLYFVSDMPGGKGGTDIYKSEMKDGNWGKPVNLGEPVNTEGNEMFPFLNNDEELFFASNGHPGLGGLDIYVFDVIKNKNVVNLGAPINSTLDDFGLIIDKQEGYFSSNRDGGKNHDDIYSFTAERPFLTSYIASGTVYDKTSKTILDNVIVKLYDEGGNLIDSIYSDKNGKYAFAVDTGKKYNIKADKDNYFPTELSFKTPNSDEGLWENDLYLNNDYGFQLVGEVVLKGTDEALPGVQVKITDNFTGKNILTAQTDNAGGFVNPLEDKKPGDRVSYQIQLQKDGYLGKNFVFNHLLKEPGPIYLKEFLDLSMDKIEVGTDIGKLVDLKPIYFDLGKSNIRKDAALELDKVVKVMKENPSLQIELGAHTDSRGSAVSNEKLSDKRAKASAAYIISQGIDASRITGKGYGESQLINECADGVKCSEEQHQNNRRTEFKVVKM, encoded by the coding sequence ATGAAACATATTCAATTTATAATTTACTTAATGGTTATTACCCATTGTGCCTTTGGCCAAAGCTCGGTAACCTCTTTGTTTAGCAGCAACGAAAAGGTAGGGGATAAGCTTTTCGAGCGACTCGCTTTTGTCCCTGCATTGGACGCTTATCTGCTTGCCTTGAAAAACAACAAGGATAATGACACCTTAAAACTTAAAATTGCTGAAAGTTATCGACTGCTGAACGATCCTGAAAGTGCATCAAAATGGTATGGGGAAGTGCTGCCTCAAAACGCAGGTATGGATGCAGCGTATTATATCCACTATGCAGAGGTACTGACCAGTGCCGGCAAATATGATGAAGCGAAGGACTGGTACTTAAAATACGGTGCTCAGACTCCTGAGGATGGAAGGGTAAAAGAAAAGATCAGAGGCATTGAAGACATTGAGAAGCTTAACAAAAATGAGTTTGAAGTCAGTATTAGCAAGGTAGACTGGAACTCCGAATTCTCAGATTTTAGTCCGGCATATTATGGCGATGAGTTATTATTTGTATCTGCTCGCCCCGGCAAAATGAAAAATTTGCAAGACTTCAAATGGGATGGCTCTAATTTTCTGGATATATACCAGGTCCATGACAGCGGAAGCGTAGCGTCTTTCAACAGAAATGTTAATGGTAAATACCATGAGGGGCCTCTGGTAGTTTATGATGAGGGAAGAAAAATGATATTTACCCGCGATAACTACTACAAAGGGAAGCTCAAAGCAAGTAAAAACGGTACCACTAAGTTAAACCTCTACTATGCCGAAAGAGACAGTGTGTCTGACCAATGGGGAGACACACAGCCAATGCCTTTTAACAACGATGAGTATTCTGTTGGTCATCCTGCTATCAGTGAGGATGGACTCACACTTTATTTTGTATCAGACATGCCGGGAGGGAAAGGTGGAACTGATATTTACAAAAGTGAAATGAAAGACGGTAACTGGGGTAAGCCTGTAAACCTTGGAGAACCCGTAAATACTGAGGGTAACGAGATGTTCCCATTCTTAAATAATGATGAAGAGCTTTTCTTTGCCAGCAATGGCCACCCGGGTCTTGGAGGATTGGATATTTACGTCTTCGATGTCATTAAGAATAAAAACGTAGTCAACCTTGGCGCACCTATTAATTCAACACTGGATGACTTTGGGTTGATCATCGATAAGCAAGAGGGGTACTTTTCTTCAAATCGCGATGGTGGGAAAAATCATGATGACATATACTCATTCACAGCAGAGAGGCCTTTCCTTACCAGTTATATAGCCAGTGGCACGGTTTACGACAAGACTTCCAAAACAATACTCGATAATGTAATAGTAAAGCTTTACGATGAGGGCGGTAATCTTATAGATTCAATCTACTCAGATAAGAATGGTAAGTATGCATTCGCCGTTGATACCGGAAAGAAATATAATATCAAGGCTGATAAGGACAATTACTTCCCAACAGAATTATCATTTAAAACCCCAAACTCTGATGAAGGCTTATGGGAGAATGATCTTTATCTGAATAATGACTATGGTTTTCAGTTAGTAGGTGAAGTTGTTTTAAAAGGTACGGATGAAGCCCTGCCCGGGGTGCAGGTAAAGATTACAGACAACTTTACCGGTAAGAATATATTAACTGCTCAAACTGACAATGCCGGGGGTTTTGTAAATCCGCTAGAGGATAAGAAACCCGGTGACAGGGTGAGCTATCAGATTCAGTTGCAAAAGGATGGGTATCTGGGCAAAAATTTTGTATTCAATCATCTACTAAAGGAACCTGGCCCTATTTACTTAAAGGAGTTTCTAGACCTCTCGATGGATAAAATAGAAGTAGGTACGGATATAGGGAAGCTTGTTGACCTAAAGCCTATATATTTTGATCTGGGTAAGTCCAATATAAGAAAGGATGCTGCGCTGGAGCTGGATAAGGTGGTGAAGGTTATGAAAGAAAACCCATCCTTGCAAATTGAGCTAGGCGCTCATACAGATTCCAGAGGTAGTGCCGTATCCAACGAAAAGCTTTCTGATAAAAGAGCGAAGGCATCTGCTGCGTACATTATTTCGCAAGGCATAGATGCGAGTAGAATTACCGGAAAAGGTTACGGTGAAAGCCAATTGATCAACGAATGTGCTGATGGTGTTAAATGTTCCGAAGAGCAACATCAAAACAACAGAAGAACTGAATTTAAGGTAGTCAAAATGTAA